Proteins found in one Acetobacteroides hydrogenigenes genomic segment:
- a CDS encoding Cof-type HAD-IIB family hydrolase: protein MEYKMLVLDLDDTLLTDDHRISDRNREMLIQAQERGVKVVLASGRPTPAMIPFADELELERFGSYIISFNGAVITDMSSRQPIFERSLTKEEIHSLHDFSLKHRVHIITYSKKGIVTESQSEYIDVEKNLTGLPLHQVPSFKDEVQSAAVKCILLDDPDRLKRIEQILKQERQDLSVATSKPFFLEVMPQGIDKAASIDVLAQRLGINQHQIIAVGNAGNDLSMIEYAGLGVWVDNVTPELRDRADYIVASNMDDGVAEVVERFLLN, encoded by the coding sequence ATGGAGTACAAAATGCTCGTCCTCGACCTGGACGATACGCTGCTTACCGACGATCATCGTATCTCGGATAGGAACAGGGAGATGCTTATACAGGCGCAGGAGCGCGGGGTTAAGGTCGTTCTGGCATCGGGCCGCCCTACGCCGGCAATGATCCCCTTTGCCGACGAGCTGGAGCTAGAGCGCTTCGGATCGTACATCATCTCGTTCAACGGGGCGGTAATCACCGACATGTCGTCCCGCCAGCCCATCTTCGAGCGATCGCTCACCAAGGAGGAAATACACAGCCTTCACGACTTCAGCCTAAAGCACCGCGTGCACATCATCACCTACTCCAAGAAGGGGATCGTCACCGAGAGCCAGTCGGAGTACATCGATGTGGAGAAGAACCTTACGGGGCTACCGCTACACCAGGTGCCCTCGTTTAAGGACGAGGTGCAGTCGGCTGCCGTAAAGTGCATCCTGCTCGACGATCCTGATCGGTTGAAGAGGATCGAACAGATTCTTAAGCAGGAGCGCCAAGACCTAAGCGTGGCTACCTCGAAGCCCTTCTTCTTGGAGGTGATGCCGCAGGGCATCGACAAGGCGGCCAGCATCGACGTGCTAGCCCAAAGGCTGGGCATCAACCAGCACCAGATTATTGCCGTGGGCAACGCTGGCAACGACCTTAGCATGATAGAGTATGCCGGGCTGGGCGTGTGGGTGGACAACGTGACCCCCGAGCTGCGCGACCGAGCCGACTACATCGTAGCCTCGAACATGGACGACGGCGTGGCCGAGGTGGTGGAACGGTTCCTGCTGAACTAG
- a CDS encoding outer membrane beta-barrel protein produces the protein MKPSCFSKFILLIALLTAATSALANASKGIITGKVVDKLSNQPIPFVSVTLGLLPDTTIKKSVQTDDKGNYKFDHIPDGRYVVSAYMVGYNRMHSKPLVCKQNSIKVEPLTMENTVIQEVTVNGRRPEIELKADRTVLNVENSTTASADNAYDVLRKAPGINIDKDDNISLKGKTGIIVTINDKPTYLSGQELASYLKSLNGAEIEKVELITTPPARYEASGNSGIINIKLKRNSAIGVNGSANVGAVYTGKLSEYGGLSLNMRKGRLNTFGSINGRNSYYRNSLDIERHLKGDTALIVQNSKTHGSFLNYGYRLGADYELNRRHTFGVLVRGSAYESSSSLNANTNLLLKEGLLAKSLRSTTESKSNNRNTSLNANYRMAIDTNGRTLNVDVDYVSYCKGGTEYNDTYYFGPTGTSTSAPLLLKNHTPSDITIKSFRADYAHPFSKETILEVGIKGSMVKSDNNLQYQQSFDAKNTYTDDRERSNHFKFDENISAAYTSIAFSCNGWNIKGGLRAEHTWNKGHQVTIDSTNKRSYLDLFPSLFVQRSINKKNSLGISYTRRIDRPSYSKLNPFVWRIDDYSYMSGNPLLRPQYSDNIEINHSWNSRIFSSIGYSHTSNVQTRVAQEVEITKPANGSNPSQAIKAVKMAEQNLEGLSSLTLNVSANFSPVKWLRTNNNITATYNEYSRTSNQSGNSSVMYQFYTSNSIILPKQCIFEVMGWYRSATAYGMIDMDAQYTVHLGIQKKFLGEQLSLRVGFDDVFHTIDNKSWARYDNMNIYYLNKWDSQKVNISLTYRFGSKDVKQARQRTTSLEEEQKRTGN, from the coding sequence ATGAAGCCAAGCTGTTTTTCAAAATTTATTCTTCTTATCGCACTACTTACCGCTGCCACAAGCGCACTGGCCAACGCCAGCAAGGGTATCATCACCGGAAAGGTTGTTGACAAGCTAAGCAACCAACCGATCCCGTTTGTATCGGTAACGCTAGGCCTACTTCCCGATACCACCATCAAGAAATCGGTGCAAACCGACGACAAGGGGAACTACAAGTTCGATCATATACCCGACGGACGTTACGTAGTATCGGCGTACATGGTAGGATACAACAGGATGCACTCCAAGCCGCTGGTATGCAAGCAAAATTCGATAAAAGTGGAACCGCTTACCATGGAGAATACCGTTATTCAGGAGGTAACGGTTAACGGTAGACGTCCCGAGATTGAGCTTAAAGCCGACAGAACAGTGCTGAACGTGGAGAACAGCACCACGGCATCGGCAGACAATGCCTACGATGTGCTACGAAAAGCTCCTGGAATTAACATCGACAAGGACGACAATATATCCCTTAAAGGGAAAACGGGAATCATCGTAACCATTAACGACAAGCCCACCTACCTCTCGGGACAGGAGTTGGCCAGCTACCTTAAATCCCTTAACGGAGCAGAAATTGAAAAGGTAGAGCTCATAACCACACCTCCGGCACGCTACGAAGCTTCGGGCAACTCCGGTATCATCAACATAAAGCTGAAGCGAAATAGCGCCATCGGGGTAAACGGATCAGCTAACGTAGGAGCTGTTTATACCGGTAAGCTTTCGGAGTATGGCGGATTGTCGTTGAACATGCGCAAGGGTAGGCTGAATACCTTCGGTTCGATTAATGGTAGAAACAGCTACTACAGAAACTCGTTAGACATAGAGCGACACCTAAAGGGTGACACCGCGCTAATTGTACAGAACTCCAAAACGCACGGAAGTTTCCTCAACTACGGCTACCGGCTTGGGGCCGACTACGAGCTAAATCGCCGCCACACCTTTGGGGTTTTGGTTCGCGGATCGGCCTACGAGTCCAGCTCCTCACTGAATGCCAACACCAACCTGTTGCTTAAAGAAGGATTGCTGGCGAAGTCGTTAAGAAGCACTACCGAAAGTAAAAGTAACAACCGTAACACCTCGCTCAACGCAAACTATAGAATGGCAATAGACACCAACGGACGAACCCTTAACGTAGATGTCGACTATGTAAGCTACTGCAAAGGTGGTACCGAGTATAACGACACCTACTACTTCGGCCCAACCGGTACATCTACTAGTGCTCCGTTATTGCTAAAAAATCACACCCCATCCGACATCACCATCAAATCGTTTAGGGCAGACTACGCGCACCCCTTCTCGAAGGAAACCATCCTTGAGGTCGGTATCAAGGGAAGCATGGTAAAGAGCGACAATAACCTTCAGTACCAACAATCGTTTGATGCAAAAAACACCTATACCGACGATCGCGAACGCTCCAACCACTTTAAGTTCGACGAGAACATCTCGGCAGCCTACACCTCCATTGCCTTCAGCTGCAATGGATGGAACATAAAAGGGGGGCTACGCGCCGAGCATACCTGGAACAAGGGTCATCAGGTTACCATCGACTCCACCAACAAGCGCAGCTACCTAGACCTTTTCCCAAGCCTATTCGTCCAGCGTAGCATTAACAAGAAAAACTCGCTTGGCATCAGCTACACCCGCCGCATCGATCGGCCCAGCTATAGCAAGCTCAACCCCTTTGTTTGGCGCATCGACGATTACAGCTACATGAGCGGAAATCCATTGCTAAGGCCACAGTACTCCGACAATATAGAAATAAACCACTCCTGGAATAGCCGCATATTCTCTAGCATCGGATACTCGCATACCAGCAACGTACAGACAAGAGTAGCCCAAGAGGTAGAAATTACAAAACCGGCAAACGGATCAAACCCATCTCAGGCAATTAAGGCCGTAAAGATGGCGGAGCAAAACCTCGAAGGACTCAGCAGCCTCACCCTTAACGTAAGCGCCAACTTCAGCCCAGTAAAGTGGCTCCGCACCAACAACAACATAACCGCCACCTACAACGAGTACAGCCGGACAAGCAACCAATCGGGAAACAGCAGCGTTATGTACCAATTTTACACGAGCAACAGCATCATTCTGCCTAAGCAGTGCATCTTCGAGGTGATGGGCTGGTACCGAAGCGCCACCGCTTACGGCATGATCGATATGGATGCGCAGTACACTGTTCACCTCGGCATCCAGAAGAAATTCCTAGGCGAACAGCTATCCCTAAGGGTTGGCTTCGACGATGTCTTCCACACCATCGACAACAAGTCGTGGGCTAGGTACGACAACATGAACATCTACTACCTCAACAAGTGGGACAGCCAAAAAGTAAACATCTCGCTCACCTACCGCTTCGGCAGCAAGGACGTGAAGCAGGCTCGCCAGCGCACCACCAGCCTAGAAGAGGAGCAAAAACGGACGGGGAACTAG
- a CDS encoding DUF389 domain-containing protein has product MKAALIFRKVVHYFNLEAELDDYERIHESIVKDSIFKGTNLWILVFAIVVASVGLNMNSTAVIIGAMLISPLMGPINGMGYSIATYNFALFQKAFKNFSFAVVASLLASTTYFALSPVSTAHSELLARTSPTIYDVLIALFGGLAGIVAISSRQKGNVIPGVAIATALMPPLCTAGYGLATAQLHFFLGAIYLFTINTVFIALASVAISQILKFPISTIVDTAQKRRVNRWISVVIAIVLLPSIYFGYGLVQQERFTENANRYIANVSMVEGNYLLRSSIDASQQAIRLVYGGVNLTDKQKEQIIQKADNFGLNSSSITIKQGLVLNGNNGNNAEAYALRQELVTLSTALKKKQEQIDSLSKVGYLGKTLLREVASLYPQITGCAYAETFQFQKSAASPGKIPVVIFTAIGKGLSNPDKGRIESWVKARLNNDSAKVLFE; this is encoded by the coding sequence ATGAAAGCTGCGCTAATCTTCCGGAAGGTAGTACACTACTTCAACCTCGAAGCCGAGCTCGACGACTACGAGCGGATTCATGAGAGCATCGTCAAGGATTCCATATTTAAGGGAACCAACCTATGGATTCTGGTCTTTGCCATTGTAGTGGCCTCGGTGGGCCTAAACATGAACTCTACGGCGGTAATCATTGGGGCCATGCTCATTTCACCGCTGATGGGTCCCATCAACGGCATGGGGTACAGCATAGCCACCTACAACTTTGCACTCTTCCAAAAAGCATTCAAGAACTTTTCGTTTGCGGTAGTAGCCAGCTTGCTGGCCTCCACCACCTACTTTGCACTAAGCCCTGTATCTACGGCGCACTCCGAGTTGCTGGCCCGAACAAGCCCCACCATATACGACGTACTGATTGCCCTCTTCGGAGGTTTAGCAGGTATTGTTGCCATTAGCAGCAGGCAAAAGGGCAACGTTATTCCAGGGGTAGCCATTGCTACAGCGCTGATGCCCCCCCTTTGTACCGCAGGGTACGGTTTGGCAACAGCGCAGCTCCACTTCTTTTTGGGAGCCATTTACCTGTTTACCATCAACACCGTTTTTATTGCCCTTGCATCCGTAGCCATTTCTCAGATACTGAAGTTCCCCATCAGCACCATTGTCGATACAGCCCAAAAAAGGAGGGTAAACCGATGGATCTCGGTGGTAATAGCCATCGTACTACTGCCCAGCATTTACTTCGGATACGGCTTGGTGCAGCAGGAGCGCTTTACCGAAAACGCCAACCGCTACATTGCCAATGTAAGCATGGTAGAGGGTAACTATCTCCTACGAAGCAGCATCGACGCCAGCCAACAAGCCATTAGGCTGGTGTACGGCGGGGTAAACCTAACCGATAAGCAAAAGGAGCAAATCATCCAAAAGGCCGACAACTTTGGGTTGAATAGTAGCAGCATTACCATAAAGCAGGGGCTGGTGCTAAACGGCAACAACGGCAACAACGCCGAGGCTTACGCGCTCCGCCAAGAGCTGGTAACGCTTAGCACTGCCCTCAAAAAGAAGCAGGAGCAAATCGACAGCCTTTCGAAAGTAGGATATCTTGGGAAAACGCTGCTCCGCGAGGTGGCTAGCCTATACCCCCAGATAACCGGTTGTGCGTATGCCGAAACCTTCCAGTTCCAGAAATCGGCAGCATCGCCTGGTAAAATACCGGTTGTAATCTTCACCGCAATCGGCAAGGGGCTATCTAATCCCGATAAGGGACGGATTGAGAGCTGGGTAAAAGCCCGACTAAACAACGATAGTGCTAAGGTGCTATTCGAATAG
- a CDS encoding YhcH/YjgK/YiaL family protein — protein sequence MYLKWILALAAMAAATGYTMGRAKKMENKQETVNKWFTSHCYLNGLAAYPHDSVNREAFYQHYQKHPERWDATFKFLRETNLDSLPVGKYKLLEDDVVVSVTEGITRPMGNTRWEFHKRFIDLQYIYKGREMMGAAPIGSLTPTTPYDDTKDVGFGDVNGGSYYEMDSQSFQLFFPSDAHRPNIAVAGNDHIKKIVVKIKLD from the coding sequence ATGTACCTAAAATGGATTCTGGCGCTTGCCGCCATGGCTGCAGCGACAGGCTATACAATGGGAAGGGCGAAAAAGATGGAGAATAAGCAAGAAACGGTCAACAAATGGTTTACGAGCCACTGCTACCTTAACGGGCTAGCTGCCTATCCGCACGACTCGGTGAATAGGGAGGCCTTCTACCAGCACTACCAGAAGCACCCCGAGCGCTGGGATGCCACCTTCAAGTTTCTACGAGAAACCAACCTCGACTCGCTACCTGTGGGCAAGTACAAGCTGCTAGAAGACGATGTGGTAGTTTCGGTAACCGAAGGAATAACCCGCCCAATGGGCAATACCCGCTGGGAGTTTCACAAAAGGTTCATTGACCTCCAGTACATATACAAGGGACGGGAGATGATGGGCGCAGCCCCTATCGGCTCGCTAACGCCAACCACCCCCTACGACGACACCAAGGATGTTGGATTTGGCGATGTTAACGGTGGCAGCTACTACGAGATGGATAGCCAAAGCTTCCAACTCTTCTTCCCTTCGGATGCCCACCGCCCCAACATTGCGGTAGCCGGCAACGACCACATCAAAAAGATTGTGGTAAAGATTAAGCTCGACTAG
- a CDS encoding acetyl-CoA hydrolase/transferase family protein: MRYKLISAEEAASFISNGDLVGFSGFTPAGAPKVVPGAIAAKAREEHANGREFKIGVVTGASTGDSLDGELARANAVLFRTPYQSNGDLRASLNRGDAKYFDMHLSQLPQELRYGFLGKVKIAVIEAADVTDNGEILLTSGVGIAPTIANLADKIIIELNSRHPKSLLGLHDIYEPLDPPYRREIPVFTVKDRAGSPYVKVDPNKIVGIVETNAPDQVGGFAPVDPTTAKIGENVAEFLASQIKNGTIPREFLPIQSGVGNIANAVLASLGANPDIPPFTMYTEVIQDAVIGLMKEGNVTFASGCSLTVTTEVLDDIYNNMEFFKDKLVLRPQEISNNPEVARRLGLITINTALEADIFGNINSTHVLGSKMMNGIGGSGDFTRNAFFSIYTCPSVAKGGKISTIVPLVSHHDHSEHSVKVLITEQGVADLRGKSPCERAQAIIENCVHPEYKQLLWDYIKKGGAAHTPHSLASAFNMHVEFANTGDMRNTKW; the protein is encoded by the coding sequence ATGCGCTATAAGTTGATTTCAGCAGAAGAGGCCGCATCGTTTATTAGCAATGGCGACCTTGTAGGATTTAGCGGGTTTACCCCCGCAGGTGCTCCTAAGGTTGTGCCAGGAGCTATTGCAGCAAAGGCTCGCGAAGAGCATGCTAATGGTCGCGAATTTAAAATTGGCGTTGTAACAGGTGCTTCAACCGGCGATTCGCTCGACGGAGAACTTGCCCGCGCTAACGCTGTCCTTTTCCGCACCCCTTACCAGTCGAATGGCGACCTTAGAGCATCGCTGAATAGGGGCGACGCTAAGTACTTCGATATGCACCTTTCTCAGCTTCCACAGGAGCTCCGCTACGGATTCCTCGGAAAGGTTAAGATTGCCGTTATCGAGGCTGCCGACGTTACCGACAACGGAGAGATCCTTTTGACCTCGGGCGTTGGTATTGCACCAACCATTGCCAACTTGGCCGATAAGATCATCATCGAGCTCAACAGCCGTCACCCAAAGAGCCTTTTGGGGTTGCACGACATCTACGAGCCGCTCGATCCACCTTACCGTCGCGAAATCCCTGTATTCACCGTTAAGGATCGCGCCGGATCGCCTTACGTGAAGGTAGACCCTAACAAGATCGTGGGTATCGTAGAGACTAACGCTCCAGACCAAGTTGGTGGCTTTGCTCCAGTTGACCCAACTACTGCAAAGATTGGCGAAAACGTTGCTGAATTCCTTGCTTCTCAAATTAAGAACGGAACCATTCCAAGAGAGTTTCTTCCAATCCAATCGGGTGTAGGTAACATTGCCAACGCTGTATTGGCTTCGCTAGGTGCTAACCCCGATATTCCTCCGTTTACCATGTACACCGAGGTTATTCAGGATGCCGTTATCGGTCTGATGAAGGAAGGAAACGTAACCTTTGCTAGCGGTTGCTCGCTAACCGTTACCACCGAGGTTCTCGACGATATCTACAACAACATGGAGTTCTTCAAGGATAAGCTTGTTCTTCGTCCTCAGGAGATCTCGAACAATCCAGAGGTTGCCCGTCGTCTAGGGTTGATTACCATCAACACAGCGCTAGAGGCCGACATCTTCGGAAACATCAACAGCACCCACGTGCTTGGCTCTAAGATGATGAACGGTATTGGAGGTTCGGGCGACTTTACCCGTAACGCCTTCTTCTCCATCTACACCTGCCCATCGGTTGCCAAGGGTGGTAAGATTTCGACCATCGTTCCTTTGGTTAGCCACCACGACCATAGCGAGCACTCGGTTAAGGTGCTTATCACCGAGCAAGGAGTTGCCGACCTACGCGGTAAGTCGCCATGCGAGCGCGCACAGGCCATCATCGAAAACTGCGTGCACCCAGAGTACAAGCAGCTGCTATGGGATTACATCAAGAAGGGTGGTGCTGCCCACACTCCACACTCGTTGGCTTCGGCATTCAACATGCACGTTGAGTTTGCCAACACCGGAGATATGCGCAACACCAAGTGGTAG
- a CDS encoding penicillin-binding protein 1A, whose protein sequence is MSNNKELRHKFLLWFWGVVSAPFVLLLLVFSLIGLGVFGPLPTFEQLENPSSNLATEIISEDGQLLGTFYVQNRSFVNYDEISPNLVGALLSTEDVRFYNHSGIDFRGLTRVFVKTIIMGNESQGGGSTISQQLAKQLFPRDTSSRSGLVRKMNLVVTKFKEWIVAVKLERNYTKEEILAMYLNMVPFGNNAWGVKTAAKIYFDKTPADLTAEESALLVGMLNAPSRYNPVRHEERATAKRNFVLEKMYSNDLLSSDQLDSLSALPIKLKFSPMDNTGGIAPYFREMLRIVLTAKKPSSSDYWDQAQYEADLERWNTDPLYGWCNKNLKPDGTPYNIYKDGLKIYTTVNSKLQRYAEEALKDHMANTVQKEFDAQQKRSNYRIYSNDIDNAKAKELLAIAVKQTDRYRNLRNAGASEEEIDRSFNTPTDMTVFSYKGDVDTTLTPMDSIKYYKRFLRASFVAIEPQTGNVKAWVGGPSFEYFKYDQVYQGRRQVGSTFKPFLYTLAMQEGMKPCDQVPNVPVTFDMGPDQEPWSPKNAYTKYLEKYNGQMVTLKFGLAHSINNISAYLMKQYSPQAVVDLAHKMGIHSPLDPVVSICLGPSDITLLEMVSSYGTFVNKGVHVEPITVLRIEDKHGNTLASFAPQKNEAINDQTAYVMIEMLKGVVHGGTAAKLTYQYKVPGDVAGKTGTTNNNSDGWFIGITPRLVAGTWVGGEERSIHLTNRGEGAAVAMPVFAKFITKVYNDATIPLKPNLSFERPSVMPDVTFDCTSQPAEEPTKDDEFFQ, encoded by the coding sequence ATGAGCAATAATAAAGAGCTTAGGCACAAGTTTCTACTTTGGTTTTGGGGCGTTGTTTCGGCTCCGTTTGTCTTACTCCTATTGGTATTCAGCCTTATTGGTCTTGGAGTATTTGGTCCGCTGCCAACGTTCGAGCAGCTCGAAAATCCTTCGAGCAACCTCGCAACCGAGATTATTTCGGAGGATGGACAACTGCTAGGGACCTTCTACGTGCAGAACCGTTCGTTTGTGAACTATGACGAGATATCGCCCAACCTTGTGGGGGCTCTTCTTTCTACCGAAGATGTTCGGTTCTACAACCACTCGGGGATTGACTTTAGGGGACTGACCCGTGTTTTCGTAAAGACCATCATAATGGGCAACGAGAGCCAGGGGGGCGGTAGTACCATCAGCCAGCAGCTGGCCAAGCAGCTTTTCCCTCGCGACACATCCAGCCGATCGGGGCTAGTGCGCAAGATGAACTTGGTGGTCACCAAGTTTAAGGAGTGGATTGTTGCCGTAAAGCTGGAGCGCAACTATACCAAGGAGGAGATTTTGGCCATGTACCTCAACATGGTTCCCTTTGGAAATAACGCCTGGGGGGTAAAGACCGCTGCCAAGATTTACTTTGATAAGACGCCCGCCGACCTTACCGCCGAGGAGTCGGCCCTACTGGTGGGAATGCTCAACGCCCCTTCGCGGTACAACCCGGTTAGGCACGAGGAGCGAGCGACGGCCAAGCGAAACTTCGTGCTAGAGAAGATGTACAGCAACGATCTGCTCTCCAGCGACCAGCTCGATTCGCTCTCGGCCCTGCCCATCAAGCTTAAGTTTAGCCCGATGGACAACACCGGCGGCATTGCGCCCTACTTCCGCGAGATGCTCCGCATCGTACTTACCGCTAAGAAGCCCAGCTCGAGCGACTACTGGGATCAGGCGCAGTACGAGGCCGATTTGGAGCGCTGGAACACCGATCCGCTCTATGGCTGGTGCAACAAGAACCTGAAGCCCGATGGTACGCCGTACAATATATATAAGGATGGTCTGAAGATCTATACCACCGTAAACTCCAAGCTACAGAGGTATGCCGAGGAGGCCCTCAAGGATCATATGGCCAACACGGTGCAAAAGGAGTTCGATGCCCAGCAGAAGCGCTCGAACTACCGTATCTACTCCAACGATATCGATAACGCCAAGGCCAAGGAGCTTTTGGCCATTGCGGTAAAGCAAACCGATCGCTACCGCAACCTGCGCAACGCGGGCGCTTCGGAGGAGGAGATCGACCGTAGCTTTAACACCCCTACGGATATGACCGTGTTCAGCTACAAGGGGGATGTTGATACGACCTTGACGCCGATGGACTCCATTAAGTACTACAAGCGATTCCTACGCGCCAGCTTTGTGGCCATCGAGCCCCAAACGGGTAACGTGAAGGCTTGGGTTGGCGGTCCTAGCTTCGAGTACTTTAAGTACGATCAGGTTTATCAGGGTAGGCGTCAGGTAGGATCAACCTTTAAGCCGTTCCTCTACACCCTTGCCATGCAGGAGGGGATGAAGCCCTGCGATCAGGTGCCTAATGTACCTGTTACTTTTGACATGGGCCCCGATCAGGAACCTTGGTCGCCCAAAAATGCATATACCAAGTATCTCGAAAAGTATAACGGGCAGATGGTGACGCTCAAGTTTGGTCTGGCGCACTCCATCAACAACATATCGGCCTACCTAATGAAGCAGTACTCGCCTCAGGCGGTGGTGGATCTGGCCCACAAGATGGGCATCCATAGCCCGCTTGATCCGGTGGTTTCGATATGCCTTGGCCCTTCGGATATCACCCTGCTCGAGATGGTGAGCTCCTACGGAACCTTTGTCAACAAGGGCGTACACGTAGAGCCGATTACCGTGCTCCGCATCGAGGATAAGCACGGCAACACCTTGGCCAGCTTTGCGCCGCAAAAGAACGAGGCCATCAACGACCAAACGGCCTACGTGATGATCGAAATGCTGAAGGGCGTAGTGCATGGCGGTACCGCTGCCAAGCTTACCTACCAGTATAAGGTGCCCGGCGATGTTGCCGGGAAAACGGGTACCACCAACAACAACTCCGACGGCTGGTTTATCGGCATCACCCCACGCCTGGTGGCCGGAACGTGGGTGGGCGGCGAAGAGCGCTCCATCCACCTAACAAATAGGGGCGAAGGTGCTGCGGTGGCCATGCCCGTATTCGCCAAGTTCATCACCAAGGTGTACAACGATGCCACCATACCGCTGAAGCCGAACCTCTCCTTCGAGCGGCCATCGGTGATGCCCGATGTTACCTTCGACTGCACCAGCCAGCCGGCCGAGGAGCCCACGAAGGATGATGAGTTCTTTCAGTAG